One genomic window of Salvia miltiorrhiza cultivar Shanhuang (shh) chromosome 4, IMPLAD_Smil_shh, whole genome shotgun sequence includes the following:
- the LOC131021333 gene encoding subtilisin-like protease SBT2.6, with product MRKVELNGCVLILILLGVVMFGKAEIYIVTIEGEPVISYRGGVNGFEATAVDSDSDSDEKIDVTSELVVSYASHLVKRHDMLLGMLFDEGTYKKLYSYRHLLNGFAVHISPEQAEILRRAPGVKSVERDWKVRKLTTHTPQFLGLPTGVWPTGGGFDRAGEDIVIGFIDSGITPHHPSFATHKTDPYGPIPKYRGKCEVDPDTKKDFCNGKIVGAQHFAEAAKVAGAFNPDVDFDSPLDGDGHGSHTAAIAAGNNGIPVRLHGFEFGRASGMAPRARIAVYKALYRLFGGFVADVVAAIDQAVHDGVDILNLSVGPNSPPAATKTTYLNPFDATLLSAVKAGVFVVQAAGNGGPFPKTLLSYSPWIATVAAAVDDRRYKNHFTMGNGKILAGLGLSPATQSNRTFTLVAANDVLLDSSAAKYSPADCQRPEVLNKNLVKGNILLCGYSFNFVVGTASIKKVSETAKSLGAVGFVLAVENASPGTKFDPVPVAIPGILITDVAKSADLIDYYNVSTSRDWTGRVKSFKAVGSIGDGLRPILHKSAPQVALFSARGPNIKDYSFQEADLLKPDILAPGSLIWAAWAQNGTDESNYLGEGFAMISGTSMAAPHIAGIAALLKQKYPHWSPAAIKSALMTTSTTLDRADRPLQAQQYSGSETLSLVPATPFDYGSGHVNPRAALDPGLIFNAGYEDYLGFMCTTPGIDAHEIMNYTHTPCNYTLGHPSNLNTPSIAISHLVGTQTVTRTVTNVAEEETYVIAARMSPAVAIETSPPAMTLRSGASRTISITLSVRSVTGTYSFGQVLLKGSRGHKVRIPVVAMGYDR from the exons ATGAGGAAGGTGGAGTTGAATGGTTGTGTTTTGATCCTAATTTTATTAGGAGTTGTGATGTTTGGGAAAGCAGAGATATATATTGTAACAATAGAAGGCGAGCCTGTGATAAGCTATAGAGGTGGTGTTAATGGCTTCGAAGCCACTGCAGTTGATTCTGATTCTGATTCTGATGAGAAGATTGATGTCACCAG TGAATTGGTCGTATCATATGCCAGCCATCTAGTAAAGAGGCATGATATGCTTCTCGGCATGCTGTTTGATGAAGGAACCTATAAGAAACTCTATAGTTACCGTCATCTTTTAAATGGATTTGCAGTTCATATTTCACCTGAGCAG GCAGAAATACTTAGACGAGCGCCTGGAGTAAAGTCTGTGGAGAGAGATTGGAAAGTGAGGAAACTCACGACCCACACTCCACAGTTTTTGGGTCTTCCAACGGGAGTGTGGCCAACTGGAGGTGGGTTTGACCGAGCTGGAGAGGATATTGTGATCGGCTTTATTGATTCAGGAATAACTCCTCACCATCCGAGTTTCGCAACACATAAAACTGATCCTTACGGGCCGATTCCGAAGTATAGAGGTAAATGCGAGGTGGACCCTGACACAAAGAAAGACTTTTGTAACGGGAAGATTGTTGGAGCTCAGCATTTTGCAGAAGCGGCTAAAGTTGCTGGTGCATTTAATCCCGATGTTGATTTCGATTCTCCCCTTGATGGGGATGGACACGGAAG TCACACAGCAGCTATTGCCGCTGGTAATAATGGGATTCCGGTTCGGTTGCATGGATTTGAATTTGGAAGAGCAAGTGGGATGGCACCTCGCGCTAG AATTGCTGTTTACAAAGCACTATATAGATTATTCGGTGGATTTGTTGCCGATGTAGTTGCTGCCATCGACCAG GCTGTTCATGACGGTGTGGATATTTTGAACCTTTCGGTGGGCCCTAACAGTCCTCCAGCTGCTACTAAAACCACATACTTAAACCCTTTCGACGCCACCCTTCTTTCAGCTGTGAAAGCCGGAGTTTTTGTTGTACAAGCAGCTGGCAATGGGGGTCCTTTCCCCAAAACCTTGCTATCCTACAGCCCCTGGATAGCAACTGTAGCTGCTGCAGTCGATGATCGAAGATACAAGAATCATTTCACCATGGGAAATGGGAAAATTTTGGCTGGACTTGGTTTGTCTC CTGCTACGCAATCAAATAGGACATTCACCTTGGTTGCAGCTAACGACGTGCTGCTGGATTCCTCTGCAGCCAAATATAGCCCTGCTGACTGCCAGCGCCCCGAAGTCTTAAACAAAAACTTGGTGAAGGGGAACATTCTTCTGTGTGGTTATTCTTTCAATTTCGTTGTTGGCACTGCTTCGATAAAGAAAGTCTCAGAGACTGCTAAGAGCCTTGGCGCAGTTGGCTTTGTCTTAGCAGTTGAAAATGCTTCTCCAGGAACAAAATTTGACCCCGTTCCCGTTGCCATTCCCGGGATCCTCATCACAGACGTTGCCAAGTCAGCG GATCTCATAGACTACTATAATGTCTCCACATCTAGAGACTGGACAGGGCGAGTAAAGAGCTTTAAAGCAGTAGGAAGCATTGGGGATGGTCTGAGGCCCATACTGCACAAGTCTGCTCCGCAAGTAGCTCTGTTCTCTGCTCGAGGACCTAATATAAAAGACTACAGTTTTCAAGAAGCAGATCTCTTGAAACCAGATATTCTAGCCCCAGGCTCTCTGATCTGGGCTGCTTGGGCTCAAAACGGAACCGATGAGTCAAATTACCTAG GCGAAGGCTTTGCAATGATATCTGGAACTAGCATGGCTGCTCCTCATATAGCAGGAATAGCTGCTCTTTTGAAGCAGAAGTACCCTCACTGGAGCCCTGCTGCTATAAAGTCGGCCTTGATGACCACATCGACAACCCTTGACCGGGCAGATAGGCCTCTTCAAGCCCAACAATATTCAGGATCCGAGACCCTATCCCTCGTCCCTGCCACACCTTTCGATTATGGAAGCGGGCATGTCAATCCCCGAGCAGCTCTAGATCCCGGGCTCATTTTCAATGCAG GATATGAAGACTACTTGGGGTTCATGTGCACAACCCCAGGGATCGATGCTCACGAGATCATGAACTACACGCACACCCCCTGCAACTACACCCTCGGCCATCCATCAAATCTGAACACACCCTCAATCGCAATCTCACACCTTGTGGGAACTCAGACGGTGACAAGAACCGTGACAAACGTGGCCGAGGAGGAGACGTATGTTATAGCAGCAAGAATGTCCCCAGCAGTGGCAATTGAGACCAGCCCTCCAGCAATGACCCTGAGATCCGGTGCATCGAGGACTATATCCATCACGCTCTCAGTGAGGTCAGTCACGGGGACCTACAGCTTCGGGCAGGTGTTGCTGAAGGGGAGCCGGGGGCACAAGGTGAGGATCCCCGTCGTGGCCATGGGGTATGACCGATAG
- the LOC131021334 gene encoding GCN5-related N-acetyltransferase 6, chloroplastic-like, translating to MSSIALPIPYLSRTKLSCAFPRNLNPTKNTSTWGRIAMMNSAGKGKSVISDEENPLITAVACDLGECEPREAQLDEEYWAAAWLRAEIYWEGPQNERNAEKFKRIFAEREFAALKQRCDVQLGKNCTCILMVKKEEDDTIVNRVVGTLDFHVKFFSPGQTFPDEIIVHQRMGSIDRSASNSYGYILNICVARSARRRGVATTMLQHVISTAKEQSIKKVFLRVYGDNEGAVRLYEKVGFKAVEAPNCANCSAMPLLLMCFEV from the exons ATGTCGTCGATTGCTTTACCCATACCATACTTGTCAAGAACCAAGTTGAGTTGCGCATTTCCAAGAAATCTCAACCCTACTAAAAACACGTCAACCTGGGGAAGAAT TGCGATGATGAATTCTGCTGGAAAGGGGAAATCTGTTATAAGCGATGAAGAGAATCCGTTGATCACAGCGGTGGCGTGTGATCTTGGGGAATGCGAGCCACGTGAGGCTCAACTTGATGAAGAATATTGG GCGGCAGCATGGCTCAGAGCAGAAATCTACTGGGAGGGCCCACAGAATGAGAG AAATGCTGAGAAATTCAAACGGATATTCGCTGAAAGG GAGTTCGCCGCGTTGAAACAAAGATGCGATGTGCAACTGGGGAAAAACTGCACATGCATTCTAATG GtgaagaaggaagaagatgacacCATAGTGAATCGCGTAGTTGGAACACTGGACTTTCACGTTAAATTCTTTTCACCTGGGCAGACATTTCCAGAT GAAATCATTGTGCATCAACGTATGGGGAGTATTGACAGAAGCGCCTCCAACAGCTACGGCTATATCTTAAACATATGCGTGGCTAGATCTGCGCGACGACGGGGGGTCGCCACCACCATGCTGCAACATGTCATTTCCACTGCAAAGGAGCAAA GTATTAAGAAGGTGTTTCTACGTGTGTATGGGGATAACGAAGGCGCAGTGAGATTGTATGAGAAGGTGGGATTCAAGGCTGTTGAAGCACCAAACTGCGCAAACTGTTCTGCTATGCCATTGTTGCTCATGTGTTTTGAGGTTTAA
- the LOC131021335 gene encoding uncharacterized protein LOC131021335 isoform X1, with amino-acid sequence MVQLIQFSVRFNSIRMEESSLLNKMLLNLRATCKYYTGYPKDLGPSRVLHFTSEREFVQLLHQGHPVVVAFTIKCNLTKRLDRVLEEAAAEFHPHVKFMRVECPKYPGFCITRQKTEYPFIEIFHSPEQAANQVKAVDPNITKYSVRVLPFNYDVSAYGFREYFKRNKIKFSD; translated from the exons ATGGTTCAGTTAATTCAGTTTTCTGTTCGGTTCAATTCGATCAG AATGGAGGAATCATCTCTGCTGAACAAGATGCTGCTTAATCTTCGCGCAACGTGCAA GTACTATACTGGCTATCCAAAGGATCTAGGACCATCAAGAGTTCTTCATTTTACTTCAGAGCGTGAATTTGTACAGCTTCTTCACCAAGGTCACCCTGTGGTTGTTGCATTTACCATAAA ATGTAACCTCACCAAACGTCTTGATAGAGTACTGGAAGAAGCTGCCGCAGAGTTCCATCCTCATGTCAAATTTATGCGT GTTGAGTGCCCAAAATATCCTGGATTCTGCATAACTCGCCAGAAGACGGAATATCCCTTTATAGAAATATTCCATAGTCCAGAACAG GCAGCTAATCAAGTGAAGGCTGTTGATCCAAATATCACAAAATACTCTGTTAGAGTTTTACCT TTCAACTACGATGTCAGTGCCTATGGATTCAGAGAGTATTTCAAGCGCAACAAGATAAAGTTTTCCGACTGA
- the LOC131021335 gene encoding uncharacterized protein LOC131021335 isoform X2, giving the protein MEESSLLNKMLLNLRATCKYYTGYPKDLGPSRVLHFTSEREFVQLLHQGHPVVVAFTIKCNLTKRLDRVLEEAAAEFHPHVKFMRVECPKYPGFCITRQKTEYPFIEIFHSPEQAANQVKAVDPNITKYSVRVLPFNYDVSAYGFREYFKRNKIKFSD; this is encoded by the exons ATGGAGGAATCATCTCTGCTGAACAAGATGCTGCTTAATCTTCGCGCAACGTGCAA GTACTATACTGGCTATCCAAAGGATCTAGGACCATCAAGAGTTCTTCATTTTACTTCAGAGCGTGAATTTGTACAGCTTCTTCACCAAGGTCACCCTGTGGTTGTTGCATTTACCATAAA ATGTAACCTCACCAAACGTCTTGATAGAGTACTGGAAGAAGCTGCCGCAGAGTTCCATCCTCATGTCAAATTTATGCGT GTTGAGTGCCCAAAATATCCTGGATTCTGCATAACTCGCCAGAAGACGGAATATCCCTTTATAGAAATATTCCATAGTCCAGAACAG GCAGCTAATCAAGTGAAGGCTGTTGATCCAAATATCACAAAATACTCTGTTAGAGTTTTACCT TTCAACTACGATGTCAGTGCCTATGGATTCAGAGAGTATTTCAAGCGCAACAAGATAAAGTTTTCCGACTGA